A region from the Aegilops tauschii subsp. strangulata cultivar AL8/78 chromosome 5, Aet v6.0, whole genome shotgun sequence genome encodes:
- the LOC109754029 gene encoding receptor-like protein kinase FERONIA, with product MHEVQAKIEALSKLQHPHLVSLIGFCLFKKEMILVWEYMEHGTLREHLYNNSGKPVLSCSWRHRLHMCIGAARGLHYLHTGGIIHRNVKTTTILIDKNWVAKVSDFGFPKSALTRASQMHLSTSHVNGSYGYTDPEYFCREQLTDKSDVYSFGVVLFEVLMARTALNPALPSDQVSLANYALACQRNGTLPDAVDPVIKDEITPECLKKFAETAVKCLADQGMERPTMGRVLSNLELAMQLLNSMPMQNKPLIQQNHMLYV from the coding sequence ATGCACGAGGTCCAGGCGAAGATCGAGGCGCTGTCCAAGCTGCAGCACCCGCACCTTGTCTCCCTCATTGGCTTTTGTCTGTTTAAGAAGGAGATGATCCTCGTGTGGGAATACATGGAGCACGGCACGCTTCGGGAGCACCTGTACAACAACAGCGGCAAGCCGGTGCTATCATGTTCATGGCGGCACCGCCTCCACATGTGCATCGGTGCCGCGCGGGGCTTGCACTACCTCCACACCGGCGGCATCATCCACCGGAACGTCAAGACCACCACCATCCTCATCGACAAGAATTGGGTCGCCAAGGTGTCGGACTTCGGCTTCCCCAAGTCCGCCCTGACCAGGGCGAGCCAAATGCACCTCAGCACCAGTCATGTCAACGGGAGCTACGGATACACTGACCCGGAGTATTTTTGTCGGGAGCAGCTCACTGACAAGTCAGACGTCTACTCCTTCGGCGTCGTGCTCTTCGAGGTGCTTATGGCAAGGACGGCGCTGAACCCGGCGCTGCCAAGTGACCAGGTCAGCCTCGCCAATTACGCGCTTGCCTGCCAGCGGAACGGCACCCTGCCGGACGCCGTCGACCCGGTGATCAAGGACGAGATCACGCCAGAATGCCTCAAGAAATTCGCCGAGACGGCCGTGAAGTGCCTCGCTGACCAAGGCATGGAGCGGCCTACCATGGGGCGCGTGTTGTCCAACCTAGAGCTGGCGATGCAGCTGCTTAATTCCATGCCGATGCAAAATAAACCACTGATACAACAAAATCATATGTTGTATGTGTAG